From Triticum aestivum cultivar Chinese Spring chromosome 4A, IWGSC CS RefSeq v2.1, whole genome shotgun sequence, a single genomic window includes:
- the LOC123085343 gene encoding protein DENND6B: MNRIPSVSLRGDAAEAGAAAAPDPAALARWARAFCIIRFDLERGQLVEACFPPDALAHGGLDRLVAFSSFPDSMSHHLPRHRSSVHDSLFSFRLPDPSPSAAGSRRGFLYGFVFNRQRQDERLPRGGEQKSVVILSHAPYSSLFRLLLQILGPLCFDIGHNALTMVASHVAAWPAPSPGCPMELPIGSAALRVHLPPAADDPGPPPALLPANPSVPYGLFHDADLFAAFRGLLLHLWTLWELMVVGEPILVVAPSPPQCSEAVAGLVSLVAPILYSVDFRPYFTIHDPDFARLNALAEGEVFPPMVLGVTNLFFLRSLKSVPNVVSVGSPNPDSTRVLPAGGQSPTSANGSNGTPVRFKLEKLAINKFSPTGLLNSIKLRREGPLSLMTEHKEALWSTYVPTTKPDTSVLNRLIDAGVSPRIEESMSVVNNEILRRHFLELTTNFLAPFGPYLRTTTPLEGSSPFVDPPLLPPFHADEFVNGLASRGPGKFLSKRMKSNWLDLYRKFLEGPNFMPWFRQRRSAAEQDQIRLWRQARMNVDIEKLMSKMSELERIDSFNVIERYLLKEMENSRTGTAESIAACQKLKADLQAAFSVLPKDMQQLLVSNPKRAVLLQASQEKVSGLGDVVSQTSL; encoded by the exons ATGAACCGGATCCCGTCCGTCTCGCTGCGGGGCGACGCGGCcgaggcgggcgcggcggcggcgcccgaCCCCGCGGCGCTGGCGCGGTGGGCGCGGGCCTTCTGCATCATCCGCTTCGACCTGGAGCGCGGGCAGCTGGTGGAGGCCTGCTTCCCGCCGGACGCGCTCGCCCACGGCGGCCTCGACCGCCTCGTCGCCTTCTCCTCCTTCCCGGACTCCATGTCCCACCACCTCCCGCGCCACCGCTCCTCCGTCCACGACTCGCTCTTCTCCTTCCGTCTCCCGGACCCATCCCCTTCCGCCGCGGGCTCCCGCCGCGGCTTCCTCTACGGCTTCGTCTTCAACCGCCAGCGACAGGACGAGCGCCTCCCCCGCGGCGGCGAGCAGAAGTCCGTTGTCATACTCTCACACGCGCCCTACTCTTCCCTCTTCCGCCTGCTGCTGCAGATCCTTGGCCCCCTCTGCTTCGACATAGGCCACAACGCGCTGACAATGGTGGCGTCGCACGTTGCCGCCTGGCCGGCACCGTCACCAGGGTGCCCCATGGAGCTCCCCATTGGCAGCGCCGCGCTGCGGGTGCACCTTCCGCCCGCGGCCGACGACCCTGGGCCGCCGCCTGCGCTGTTGCCGGCGAACCCCTCGGTGCCGTATGGGCTCTTCCACGATGCTGATCTGTTTGCTGCATTTCGTGGCTTGCTCCTCCACCTGTGGACTCTCTGGGAACTCATGGTTGTTGGTGAACCCATACTGGTTGTGGCGCCATCACCACCTCAGTGCTCCGAGGCTGTGGCTGGGCTTGTTAGCCTTGTTGCTCCAATCTTGTATAGTGTGGACTTCAGGCCGTACTTTACTATTCATGACCCGGACTTCGCTCGCCTTAATGCACTTGCAGAAGGTGAGGTGTTCCCACCGATGGTGCTCGGGGTGACGAACTTGTTTTTCCTGAGGAGCCTTAAGAGTGTTCCAAATGTGGTGTCCGTGGGAAGCCCGAATCCAGATTCTACTAGGGTGCTCCCAGCAGGTGGGCAATCACCAACATCAGCAAATGGATCCAATGGGACACCTGTGAGGTTCAAACTTGAAAAACTTGCAATCAATAAGTTTTCGCCCACTGGTCTATTGAATTCAATCAAGTTGAGAAGAGAAGGCCCTCTTTCCCTCATGACAGAGCATAAAGAGGCGCTATGGAGCACATATGTGCCAACTACAAAGCCCGACACCTCTGTTCTAAATAGACTCATTGATGCCGGTGTGTCTCCGAGAATTGAGGAGTCCATGTCAGTCGTCAACAATGAGATATTGAGGCGGCATTTCTTGGAGTTAACGACCAACTTCCTTGCGCCTTTTGGGCCATATCTGAGAACTACAACACCACTGGAAGGGAGTTCTCCATTTGTTGATCCACCATTACTTCCACCATTTCACGCAGATGAGTTTGTCAATGGTTTGGCTTCTAGAGGTCCAGGGAAATTTTTGTCGAAAAGGATGAAGTCCAATTGGTTGGATTTATATAG AAAATTCTTGGAAGGCCCTAACTTCATGCCTTGGTTCCGACAAAGACGTTCTGCTGCAGAGCAAGATCAGATAAGGTTATGGAGGCAAGCTCGCATGAATGTTGATATTGAGAAGTTAATGTCAAAGATGTCTGAGTTGGAGAGGATTGATTCTTTTAATGTTATTGAGCGGTATCTTCTCAAAGAGATGGAG AATTCTCGGACAGGTACTGCTGAATCAATAGCAGCATGCCAGAAACTGAAGGCAGATCTCCAAGCAGCATTCAGTGTCCTCCCAAAGGACATGCAGCAGCTGCTGGTTTCCAACCCTAAACGAGCCGTGCTTCTTCAAGCCAGCCAAGAAAAGGTCTCAGGACTTGGGGACGTTGTCTCCCAGACAAGTTTGTAG